The sequence GATGTTCGAGTTGGTTGAATAAAGGTGCTGTAAAATATAAACCAGATAAAACACAGCTTGTGGCAGCGAGTGCTTGCCAGTACTTCTTGTTTATTAATAACAGTAAACTAAATGAAATGATTAACACAATAATGCTTAAACCAAATTCACCAATAATAGGAGAGAGTGTATTGAATGGGCTATCAGTTAAAATATATCCTAATGATAACCATGGGAAACCAGTGAGCATAGTTGCTCTGAGTGCTTCCATTATAATGAATAAAGGTAATAAGCAGCCAAACCATAAATAATCATTTTTTACGTTTGTCTGAATATTTTTAATGTTCCTTTGAAGAAGTTTTGTACTCAGCCCAAATGCTAAAGCAGGATAAATCGCTAAGTAAGCACATAAAATCAACATGAGTATTAATGAAACAATTAATGGCAAGCCTCCAAAATCAGCGATGGCAACATGTACCCAACTGATCCCTGCACCAAACCAACCTAAACCAAATAAAAAACCCTGTTTGGTTGAATCTTTAGCTGTTGAGGTTTCAGTTGGTTTTGCATTAAAAAGCAGGATGGCAATGCAAATAAAAGCCAATGGCCATAAATTATAAGGGGCATAACTTAATGTCATAAGCACACCCGATAAAAATGACAGTGCGCTTTTAACCATTTGCTTTTTATTGAAGGTGATCAAGAGGTCGCTTCAACTTCCAATTTTTTTGGTACAGTGATCTGTAATTGACCTATACGTCTATTATCAGAATTTGCTATTTTAAATTGGATACCATTAACATCAATGGTTTCGCCTTTTTCTGGCATATGACCAAATGCGTGTAATACAATGCCGCCTATGGTATCGGCTTCATCGGTATTAAATTCAACACTAAAGTATTCATTAAACTCATCAAGAGGCGTTAATGCTTGGACCAAATAAACATGTTTAGCTAGTTGCTTAATATCTTCTATTTCTTCTTCATCGTGCTCATCTTCGATTTCGCCAACGATAATTTCTAAAATATCTTCAATGGTAACTAAGCCAGAAACGCCGCCATATTCATCAACCACAATGGCCATATGATAGCGTTTTTGTCTAAATTCATCTAATAAGGTATCAAGTCTTTTGCTTTCTGGAACTACGATAGCAGGGCGTAAATGATCCGTTAAAGGCGGTAACTCGTCATGATCTTTTAATATTAAAGGCAATAAATCTTTTGCTAATAAAATGCCTTCAATATGGTCTTTATCTTCAGATATAACCGGGAAGCGTGAATGTGATGCTTCAACCATAAGCGGTAATAAATCAGCTAGTGGTTTTTCTACATCTAGAGTGATCATCTGTGAACGCGGTATCATGATGTCACGAACTTTAAGTTCAGATACACCTAATACACCTTTGATCATTTTTTGAGTGTCAGAATCAATAAGTTCACGATGCTGGGCATCTTCTATTACTTCTACTAATTCTTTTTTACTTTGGGGTTCTCCTTGAAACATTTGGGCAATTGCCCCTAACCATGTTTTGCTTGAAGAACCCTGGTTACTCGGCGAGTTGTCGTCGCTCATACGCTTTTATTTAGCTCCGTAGTATTAAAATTAATCACTTTTTTATAGTGAAAGTGAATTAAACATCATCTCTATAAGGGTCGTCAATAGCTAGACTCGATAAGATTTGTTTTTCTAAGCTTTCCATTTCATTCGCTTCATCTTTATCTATATGGTCAAAACCTAATAAATGCAAGCATCCATGAACAACCATATGGGCAAAATGATTATGAAATGTTTTTTCTTGTTCAATTGATTCTTTTTTTACGATTTCAGGACAAATGACTAAATCACCTATTAAAGGTAAATCTATACCAGAAGGTGCTTCAAATTCAAATGATAAAACATTTGTTGGTTTGTCCTTGGAGCGATACTCAGAGTTTAATTGCTGGCTTTCTTGAGCGTCTGAAATACGTATTGTCATTTCAGCATCAGGCTTTAAGTTTTTTAATGCCGTATTTGCCCAAAGTGAAAATTGTGCTTCACTAGGTAAATCATCAAATTCGCAAGCAATTTGTAAATCCAGATCAATCATTTTTAACTTCTTGTGCTTGTTTAATTATATACTGCTCTTTTTTAGCTAAAGCACGTTTACGTTCAACTTCATCATGTGCTTCATAAGCCATTACGATACGGCCAACAACTGGATGACGTACAACATCTTTGGCTTCAAAAAAGTTGAAGCTGATTTCATTTACTTCAGATAATACTTCAATTGAATGACGTAAACCTGAGCGCGCACCACGAGGTAAATCAACTTGCGTAATATCACCTGTAATAACTGCTTTAGAATTAAAACCAATACGTGTTAAGAACATTTTCATTTGTTCAACAGTAGTATTTTGGCTTTCATCTAAAATAATAAACGCATCATTTAAAGTACGACCACGCATATAAGCAAGCGGTGCTATTTCTATGACCTTTTTTTCTATTAAACGTTCGACTTTTTCAAAGCCTAACATTTCAAAAAGTGCATCATATAATGGGCGTAAATACGGATCTATTTTTTGCGTTAAATCACCAGGCAAAAAACCTAATTTTTCACCGGCTTCAACAGCCGGGCGCGTTAACAAAATACGACGAATTTCTTGGCGTTCTAATGCATCAACAGCAGCTGCAACAGCTAAATAGGTTTTACCCGTACCAGCAGGGCCAATACCAAAACAAATATCATGATTAACAATATTAGAAATATATAAGTTTTGATTTGGATTACGCGGTTTAATAACGCCTTTTCTTGT is a genomic window of Pseudoalteromonas sp. '520P1 No. 423' containing:
- a CDS encoding PhoH family protein, which gives rise to MSNKLKTSEIYLEPSDNQRLSSLLGPFDDNIKQIERRLGLEIAHRENHFRITGKHKNVQAGLDLLKNLYVETAPIQGVVKEIEPELIHLCIQEANCLEQEQAKSNYISDAYIKTRKGVIKPRNPNQNLYISNIVNHDICFGIGPAGTGKTYLAVAAAVDALERQEIRRILLTRPAVEAGEKLGFLPGDLTQKIDPYLRPLYDALFEMLGFEKVERLIEKKVIEIAPLAYMRGRTLNDAFIILDESQNTTVEQMKMFLTRIGFNSKAVITGDITQVDLPRGARSGLRHSIEVLSEVNEISFNFFEAKDVVRHPVVGRIVMAYEAHDEVERKRALAKKEQYIIKQAQEVKND
- the ybeY gene encoding rRNA maturation RNase YbeY, yielding MIDLDLQIACEFDDLPSEAQFSLWANTALKNLKPDAEMTIRISDAQESQQLNSEYRSKDKPTNVLSFEFEAPSGIDLPLIGDLVICPEIVKKESIEQEKTFHNHFAHMVVHGCLHLLGFDHIDKDEANEMESLEKQILSSLAIDDPYRDDV
- the corC gene encoding CNNM family magnesium/cobalt transport protein CorC (CorC(YbeX) belongs to the Cyclin M Mg2+ Exporter (CNNM) family, and was characterized as belonging to a set of three proteins, at least one of which must be present for CorA to function.) produces the protein MSDDNSPSNQGSSSKTWLGAIAQMFQGEPQSKKELVEVIEDAQHRELIDSDTQKMIKGVLGVSELKVRDIMIPRSQMITLDVEKPLADLLPLMVEASHSRFPVISEDKDHIEGILLAKDLLPLILKDHDELPPLTDHLRPAIVVPESKRLDTLLDEFRQKRYHMAIVVDEYGGVSGLVTIEDILEIIVGEIEDEHDEEEIEDIKQLAKHVYLVQALTPLDEFNEYFSVEFNTDEADTIGGIVLHAFGHMPEKGETIDVNGIQFKIANSDNRRIGQLQITVPKKLEVEATS